Proteins from one Mytilus galloprovincialis chromosome 11, xbMytGall1.hap1.1, whole genome shotgun sequence genomic window:
- the LOC143052757 gene encoding uncharacterized protein LOC143052757 — MGFDEEAVARKRQGLQFQKIISLIQCGVAPILIIIGIVILAIQDGAGYPVIGASPIYIGVYGIVIGCMGIIANSMATESLTTQEESDKQRTLWKVFYGLTCASFGILTYPTIENIRSAVSCGGHKKECGHAHQDTLMALFIVATILIQVINFFNIMLLVTWRKFRGNTSNSQGPCITATSKTSPKYT; from the exons atgggattcGATGAGGAAGCAG tcGCACGCAAAAGACAAGGATTACAGTTCCAAAAAATCATTTCGCTTATTCAGTGTGGCGTGGCGCCGATCCTGATTATTATAGGAATAGTTATTCTAGCGATACAAGATGGTGCAGGCTACCCTGTCATTGGTGCTTCACCTATCTATATCGGGGTCTAT GGAATAGTTATAGGATGCATGGGAATTATAGCCAATTCCATGGCAACAGAATCGTTAACAACACAAGAAGAGTCAGATAAACAAAGAACACTG tGGAAAGTTTTTTATGGCCTGACTTGTGCTTCATTTGGTATTCTGACGTATCCTACAATTGAAAATATCAGAAGCGCTGTCAGCTGTGGGGGACACAAGAAGGAATGTGGACATGCGCATCAAGACACGCTGATGGCGTTGTTTATTGTGGCGACCATTCTCATACAAGTGAttaattttttcaacataatgTTGTTAGTTACCTGGCGCAAATTTCGCGGAAACACATCAAACTCTCAAGGGCCATGTATAACAGCTACAAGTAAAACATCTCCAAAATATACATAG